In Bacteroidales bacterium, the DNA window AGCAGTCAAATCCTATACAAGGGCATCATTTCCGCTTAATAACGGAGGCTGGAATGGCATGGGAGTAACACAGAAGGTAGTAGACGCTTTCTATATGGCAGATGGCAACACCATTGATAACCCAAGTACGGATTATCCTTATTCCGAAACAGGATTTACCTCAACCATCAGGGAATTTTCAGGATATCGGCTGCTGGCTGATGTAAACAATATGTATGTTAACCGGGAAATGCGTTTTTATGCTTCCATTGGATTTAGCGGATGTTACTGGCCCTGTACTTCTGCAACATCTGCCGGAGACTTTAACCTTACCGTAACTTACTATTACGATTCACCTAACGGTAAGTCTAATTCGGCAGCTGTAGTGAATCACACCCCGACGGGATATGTGATCAAAAAGTACATTCATCCTTCTGATGCCTTTCAAGGAACCAATAGTACAAGGACGGATAAGGTATTTCCGATCATTCGTTATGCGGAAATACTGCTCTCGTATGCGGAAGCCTTAAATAATATCAATGGAAGCCATACTGTGGAAATGGGAGGTCAGTCACAGACATTTACACGGGATGTCGCTGAAATAAAAAAAGCATTTGATCAGGTACGTTACCGGGCCGGATTGCCGGGATTGACCGATGCCGAACTGGCTGATCCGAAACAGATTCAGAGTTTGATAGAAAAGGAACGCATGATCGAATTCCTGTTCGAAAACAGAAGATATTATGATGTCCGCCGATGGGGTATATATGAAGATGTTGAAAAAGTAACCATAACCGGTATGAATGTAGATGCATCTAAAGACGGCTTTTATCAAAGAGTAGTTCCTAATACTTCCCGTATCGGAAGCAGGGTGGTCAACAAGAAAATGGTTTTTTTACCTGTTTCCAGGGACGAGATCAGGCGTTTACCTTCTTTTGACCAGAATCCGGGATGGGAGTAATCTTATATAAAGTAATATAACGGAATGTTCATGGGTCAGGTACATACCATACAATGAACCGGCAAATGGACATTCTATCCGATCACAAAATAATTTATACAGATGAAATATATACATATTTTGATATTCATGTGTCTTCTGTCGGGAATAACGGCCTGTAATGAAGATAAAGTTTTTGAGAACGAACAATACAAGACGGTTTTTGCTCTTGTCAGCAATGATGATTATAACATATTTCAGGTAGTCCATGATCTGGATCAACCGGAATCCGTTGGATATGTTTCTGCTTCATGCGGAGGGACCAAATCATCGGAAAAAGATATTGAGATTTCCCTGGTACAGGATATGGAGGCGTTCGATGATTACAACACATCCAATTACGATGTGGATGTATCCAGTTATGCCAGACTGTTGCCTGAGAATAGATACGATATAGATTCCTATAACCTGACTATTCCGGCCGGCGAAAGGAACGGCAGGATGACCATCCGGATAAGGCCGGATGGCTTGTCCCCCGATTCTATCTACTTTATTCCGGTCAAGATCGATACCTATTCTGCTTACGAAGTGAATCCGGATAAAAGCAATGTTCTGTACCGTGTGTTGATTAAAAATCAATATGCTACACAGGAATCCCCCACAAATTACACAATGCGGGCTTACCGTGGTACGATGCAGATCCCGGGTCAGAAAACGATGCATCCCATTAGTCGGAATAAAGTGAGGATCATGGCTGATAATATCACTTTTCAGGCAGATATTGATGATATCAATACGAATGGTATTATTCTGGAGATAACAGAAGAAAATAAGGTGCTTATATCCCCTGTTAAGGATCTGAATGTAACACAGGTTGATGGAGATCCGGACTTTCCGAATATCTTTAGAATAGAAAACACCGGTTATAAAAAGTACAAAACTTTTTTGTTGCGGTATAATTATGTGGATAAAAACGGAGTTACCCAACAGATGAAAGAAGAATTGAGACTTGAATTTACCGAATAAATGACATACGATTCTGTTTCATGAATAACAATGAGACAGAATCGTATCTTATCTGAACAATAATGATGAATCATATAATAAAGAATATAAATATGAGAATAATACATGTAAGTAATTGGATCTGTATGATTTTTCTCTGCTTTTTTGCATTGGCATGTAATGATGTGAAAGAGAATGATCTGGAAAAAGTGATTTATGTGAATTCATCTTCCGTTAAA includes these proteins:
- a CDS encoding DUF4361 domain-containing protein; this translates as MKYIHILIFMCLLSGITACNEDKVFENEQYKTVFALVSNDDYNIFQVVHDLDQPESVGYVSASCGGTKSSEKDIEISLVQDMEAFDDYNTSNYDVDVSSYARLLPENRYDIDSYNLTIPAGERNGRMTIRIRPDGLSPDSIYFIPVKIDTYSAYEVNPDKSNVLYRVLIKNQYATQESPTNYTMRAYRGTMQIPGQKTMHPISRNKVRIMADNITFQADIDDINTNGIILEITEENKVLISPVKDLNVTQVDGDPDFPNIFRIENTGYKKYKTFLLRYNYVDKNGVTQQMKEELRLEFTE